Proteins found in one Paraburkholderia caballeronis genomic segment:
- a CDS encoding UbiH/UbiF family hydroxylase, with amino-acid sequence MTASTQTFDVAVIGGGLVGKSAALALTQGGLRVALLAQPCAPLPPGAVFDARVYALSGSSQALLERLRVWQAIDAARLAPVYDMRVFGDAAAELHFSAYQASVPQLAWIAESSVIERALDAALHFQPNLTWVDARAQSFDATGDAAVIGLANGRVIEADLAVGADGAHSWLRAQIGSKVERRDYRQTGVVANFRAERPHGETAYQWFRDGEIIALLPLPDNHVSLVWSAQTEHANALLKLEPQQLAAEVERVTLGHPGALDCVTPARGFPLALQTVDRLIAPRVALVGDAAHLIHPLAGQGVNLGLRDVAALVDVVTQKEAFRRLGDTVLLRRYERGRREDIRKLVVATDGLQRVFSIPGTIARVVRNTGMALVGSQPLVKRWLVASALG; translated from the coding sequence ATGACTGCATCCACCCAGACTTTCGATGTCGCCGTGATCGGCGGCGGGCTTGTCGGCAAGTCGGCCGCGCTCGCGCTGACGCAAGGCGGCCTGCGCGTCGCGCTGCTCGCGCAGCCTTGCGCGCCGCTGCCGCCCGGCGCGGTTTTCGACGCGCGCGTTTATGCGCTGTCCGGCAGTTCGCAGGCGCTGCTGGAGCGGCTGCGGGTCTGGCAGGCGATCGATGCCGCGCGCCTCGCGCCGGTCTACGACATGCGCGTGTTCGGCGACGCGGCGGCCGAACTGCACTTCTCCGCGTATCAGGCGTCGGTGCCGCAACTCGCGTGGATCGCCGAATCGTCGGTGATCGAGCGCGCGCTCGACGCCGCGCTGCACTTCCAGCCGAATCTCACGTGGGTCGATGCGCGCGCGCAGTCGTTCGACGCGACCGGCGACGCGGCGGTGATCGGCCTCGCGAACGGCCGCGTGATCGAAGCGGACCTCGCGGTCGGCGCGGACGGCGCCCATTCGTGGCTGCGCGCGCAGATCGGCTCGAAGGTCGAACGGCGCGACTACCGGCAGACCGGCGTCGTCGCGAACTTCCGCGCGGAGCGTCCGCACGGCGAAACCGCGTACCAGTGGTTCCGCGACGGCGAGATCATCGCGCTGCTGCCGCTGCCGGACAATCACGTGTCGCTCGTGTGGTCCGCGCAGACCGAACATGCAAACGCGCTGCTGAAGCTCGAACCGCAGCAGCTGGCGGCCGAAGTCGAGCGCGTGACGCTCGGCCATCCGGGCGCGCTCGACTGCGTGACCCCCGCGCGCGGTTTTCCGCTCGCGCTGCAGACGGTCGACCGGCTGATCGCGCCGCGCGTCGCGCTGGTCGGCGACGCCGCGCACCTGATCCACCCGCTCGCGGGCCAGGGCGTGAACCTCGGCCTGCGCGACGTCGCGGCGCTCGTGGACGTGGTCACGCAGAAGGAAGCGTTCCGCAGACTCGGCGACACGGTGCTGCTGCGCCGCTACGAGCGCGGCCGCCGCGAGGACATCCGCAAGCTCGTCGTCGCGACCGACGGCCTGCAACGGGTCTTTTCGATTCCCGGTACGATTGCGCGGGTGGTGCGCAACACCGGCATGGCGCTCGTCGGCTCGCAGCCGCTCGTCAAACGCTGGCTCGTCGCGTCGGCGCTCGGCTGA
- a CDS encoding DsbC family protein, producing the protein MQKRIRGIAALVLAVAAAALGCSAQADQTTDRLKATLQSRLGSDASIKGIAKSPIAGLYEVNLGTQIIYSDANGDYLLLGDLVDSKTRRNLTDARLSDLNRIDFASLPFADAVKVVKGNGSRKIAVFSDPNCPYCHQLETTLKSVDNVTVYTFLYPVLSPDSTAKAKSIWCSSDRAKAWESWMLDRRAPSAAGTCDTAAIDSNLSLGAKMNVNGTPTIFLADGRRLPGAVQADRLDRELNAVR; encoded by the coding sequence ATGCAAAAGCGAATCCGTGGTATTGCGGCGCTGGTGCTCGCGGTGGCGGCCGCGGCGCTCGGCTGTTCCGCGCAGGCCGACCAGACGACCGACCGCCTCAAGGCCACGTTGCAGTCGCGGCTCGGCTCCGATGCGTCGATCAAGGGCATCGCGAAGTCGCCGATTGCCGGGCTGTACGAGGTGAACCTCGGCACGCAGATCATCTATAGCGACGCGAACGGCGACTACCTGCTGCTCGGCGACCTCGTCGATTCGAAGACGCGCCGCAATCTCACCGACGCGCGCCTGAGCGACCTGAACCGGATCGACTTCGCGAGCCTGCCGTTCGCGGACGCGGTGAAGGTCGTGAAGGGCAACGGCAGCCGCAAGATCGCGGTGTTCTCGGACCCGAACTGCCCGTATTGCCATCAGCTCGAAACCACGCTGAAGTCGGTCGACAACGTGACGGTGTACACGTTCCTGTACCCGGTGCTGTCGCCGGACTCGACCGCGAAGGCGAAGTCGATCTGGTGCTCGTCCGACCGCGCGAAGGCATGGGAGTCGTGGATGCTCGACCGGCGCGCGCCGAGCGCCGCCGGCACCTGCGATACCGCCGCGATCGACAGCAACCTGTCGCTCGGCGCGAAGATGAACGTCAACGGCACGCCGACGATCTTCCTCGCGGACGGCCGCCGTCTGCCGGGCGCCGTGCAGGCGGACCGGCTCGATCGCGAGCTGAACGCGGTCCGCTGA
- a CDS encoding M61 family metallopeptidase: MKPIRYTIVPKHPAAHLFEVTLTIDDPAPDGQRFMLPVWIPGSYMVREFARNIVTLRAFNDAGRKVRVTKTDKHAWQAAPVKGALTLRYDVYAWDLSVRAAHLDDTVGFFNGTSVFLAALGHEEAQCVVEIQRPDGHAYRHWRVATALAEARGTKRYGFGEYVASSYDELVDHPVTLGEFTLASFKAHGVPHDIVIAGRVIALDIERLAADLKRVCEAQIALFEPRTKRAPVERYVFMTQAVSDGYGGLEHRASTALICNRTDLPVKGRSETTEGYRTYLGLCSHEYFHTWNVKRIKPAAFAPYDLTSENYTSLLWLFEGFTSYYDDLMLVRSGLISQDEYFGLVGKTIGGVLRGAGRLKQSVAESSFDAWVKYYRQDENAANAIVSYYTKGSLVALAFDLSIRAQTGGRKSLDDVMRLLWQRYGRDFYRGKPVGVGEDEVDALIAEATGVQLGALFDDAVRGTRDLPLAALLEPFGVALDGEPDKGARPSLGARLRGGADATLAVVHEGGAAQKAGLSAGDVLIALDGLRVTGANLDALLARYQPGAKVEVHAFRRDELRVVRVSLDAPEVARYRLTVADKRTAARALRDRWLAS, from the coding sequence ATGAAGCCGATCCGATACACCATCGTCCCGAAGCATCCTGCCGCGCATCTGTTCGAAGTGACGCTGACCATCGACGATCCCGCGCCGGACGGCCAGCGTTTCATGCTGCCGGTGTGGATTCCGGGCAGCTACATGGTGCGCGAGTTCGCGCGCAACATCGTGACGCTGCGCGCGTTCAACGACGCGGGCCGCAAGGTGCGCGTGACGAAGACCGACAAACACGCGTGGCAGGCCGCGCCGGTGAAGGGCGCGCTGACGCTGCGCTACGACGTGTACGCGTGGGACCTGTCGGTGCGCGCCGCGCATCTCGACGATACGGTCGGCTTCTTCAACGGCACGAGCGTGTTTCTCGCGGCGCTGGGCCACGAGGAGGCGCAGTGCGTGGTCGAGATTCAGCGGCCGGACGGCCACGCGTACCGGCACTGGCGCGTCGCGACCGCGCTCGCGGAAGCGCGCGGCACGAAGCGCTACGGCTTCGGCGAATACGTCGCGTCGAGCTACGACGAGCTGGTCGATCATCCGGTGACGCTCGGCGAATTCACGCTCGCGAGCTTCAAGGCGCACGGCGTGCCGCACGACATCGTGATCGCGGGCCGGGTGATCGCGCTCGACATCGAGCGGCTCGCGGCCGATCTGAAACGCGTGTGCGAAGCGCAGATCGCGTTGTTCGAGCCGCGCACGAAACGCGCGCCGGTGGAACGCTACGTGTTCATGACGCAGGCGGTCAGCGACGGTTACGGCGGCCTCGAACATCGCGCGTCGACGGCGCTGATCTGCAATCGCACCGACCTGCCGGTGAAGGGGCGAAGCGAGACGACCGAGGGTTATCGCACGTATCTCGGGCTGTGCAGCCACGAATACTTCCACACGTGGAACGTGAAGCGGATCAAGCCGGCCGCGTTCGCGCCGTACGACCTGACGAGCGAGAACTACACGTCGCTGCTGTGGCTGTTCGAAGGCTTCACGTCTTACTACGACGACCTGATGCTGGTGCGCAGCGGCCTGATCTCGCAGGACGAGTATTTCGGCCTCGTCGGCAAGACGATCGGCGGCGTGCTGCGCGGCGCGGGCCGGCTGAAGCAGAGCGTCGCGGAAAGCTCGTTCGACGCGTGGGTCAAGTACTACCGGCAGGACGAGAACGCGGCGAACGCGATCGTCAGCTACTACACGAAGGGCTCGCTGGTCGCGCTGGCATTCGACCTGTCGATCCGCGCGCAGACCGGCGGGCGCAAGTCGCTCGACGACGTGATGCGGCTGTTGTGGCAGCGTTACGGGCGCGACTTCTATCGCGGCAAGCCGGTCGGCGTCGGCGAGGACGAAGTCGACGCGCTGATCGCCGAGGCGACCGGCGTGCAGCTCGGCGCGCTGTTCGACGACGCGGTGCGCGGCACGCGCGACCTGCCGCTCGCGGCGCTGCTCGAACCGTTCGGCGTCGCGCTCGACGGCGAACCGGACAAGGGCGCGCGCCCGTCGCTCGGCGCGCGTCTGCGCGGCGGCGCGGACGCGACGCTCGCGGTGGTCCACGAAGGCGGCGCCGCGCAGAAGGCGGGACTGTCGGCGGGCGACGTGCTGATCGCGCTCGACGGGCTGCGCGTGACCGGCGCGAATCTCGACGCGCTGCTCGCGCGTTACCAGCCGGGCGCGAAGGTCGAGGTGCACGCGTTCCGGCGCGACGAACTGCGCGTCGTGCGCGTGTCGCTTGATGCGCCCGAAGTCGCGCGCTACAGGTTGACGGTCGCGGACAAGCGCACGGCCGCGCGCGCGTTGCGCGACCGTTGGCTCGCAAGCTGA